The sequence below is a genomic window from Selenomonas ruminantium subsp. lactilytica TAM6421.
AAGACGGCGGCGAAGGTGGCCGAAGCTTATGGTCAGGACAAGGTGGCTACGGAAGCGGCGGTCAAAAGCTATGTGACGGAGAACATGCAGGCCACGGATGAACTGGATCTGGTGGAAGCAGGTAAGGAAATCTTCAAGGAGAACCCCTCCATGCAGGCGGATTTTGACAACGCCATCAAGGAGGCAGGCTTCACGGAGCCCGTGAAGATGGATCAGGAAGCCACCATCAAGAAGATGTGCAAGCATAAACTCAAGACCGATACGGGCATTGAGTTGACCATTCCCTCCGAGTACTTCGACAACACGGAGTTCATGGAGTTCCATAATAATGAGGATGGGACTCTCTCCATCATGCTCAAGCATATCGGCAATATCGTGAACCGTGGCTGACAGGAGCGAAACTATGCAAGTAAATGGCGATTTAGCCAATATCAAAACATATGTGCTGGAAAAATTAAAGGCCCTTTATGAGCTCAAGGTGCCGATCGGGCAGATTTCCACCCGAGAATTGAATGAGGAGATGCTCGCCATCACCGAGGATACGGATCGGGAAGTGGCGGTGTATCTGAACCGTCAGGGCAAGGTGGTGCAGGTGTCCCTGGGGGATACGGCGACGGTGGATCTGCCGGAGTTCAAGCAGAAGACGCGCTCGGATCTGCGGCTCTCGGGAATCCGCTGCATCCATACCCACCCCAGCGGGGATGTGCGCCTGAGTTCTCCTGACCTGTCTTCCCTGCGCCGCCTGCGCTTTGACTGCATGGCGGCAATCGGCCGCAAGGATGGCAAGATCATTGGCTGTCTGGCTTTCTTTGCCGGGGAGATGAGTGAGGATGGCACGCAGCTGCTGACGCAGTACGGCCCGGCAGAAGACAAGGTGCTGGCACAGATCAACCTGAACATGCTGGTGACGGTGGTCAATAAGAAACTGGCCGCCCAGAGCACGAAATCCACGGAAGATGAGGTGGAGCGGGCCATCCTGGCCGGTGTGGAGCGTCCCGGCAGCAGCTGGCCCATCGAAGAGTCCATGGCGGAACTGGAGCGACTGGCCGATACTGCCGGCGCCAAGGTGGTGGCTACTTTCACCCAGCGCAAGGAAAAGCCCGATGCAGCGTTCTTCCTGGGCAAGGGAAAGGTCAATGAACTGGCCATGGAGATCCAGAACCTCGAAGCAACGCTTTTGATTCTCGATGATGAACTGACACCGTCCCAGCAGCATAATCTGGAGCGGATGCTCGGCGTCAAGGTGATTGACCGCACGGCGCTGATTCTGGATATCTTTGCCCAGCGGGCCAACTCCCGTGAGGGCAAGCTGCAGGTGGAGCTGGCGCAGCTGCGTTATAATCTGCCCCGGCTCAGCGGCCAGGGGCTGGCGCTTTCGCGTCTCGGCGGCGGCATCGGTACCCGTGGCCCCGGTGAAACGAAACTGGAAGTGGACAGGCGGCGCATCTACAGCAAGATCCACGATATTGAAGAGCTGATTGACGGCATGAAGAAAAGCCGCACCTTGCATCGCAAGCGCCGCAAGGAATCCCAGATTCCCTTGGTGGCTCTGGTGGGTTATACCAATGCGGGCAAATCCACCCTGCTGAATAAGCTGACGGGTTCTGAGGTCTTTGCGGAAGACAAGCTCTTTGCCACCCTTGATCCCACCACCCGTCATCTGGAACTGCCCGAAAAGCAAGAAATCCTATTGACCGATACCGTTGGCTTTATCCAGAAGCTGCCACATACATTGGTCAAGGCCTTCCGGGCCACGCTGGAAGAGGTACAGGAGGCAGATCTGCTGCTGCATGTGGTGGACTGCAGCAACGAGAACCTCGAAGCCCAGATTGAAGCGGTGGTAGCGGTGCTCCAGGAGCTGGAGGCGGACAATAAGCCGGTGCTCTATGTCTTCAACAAGGCTGACCAGCTGGACAATCCCCATATAAGGGAACAGCTGCTGCATGGCCGGGATGGCGTCTTCATCTCTGCCATGACCGGAGAGAATCTCGATGCCCTGCAGCGGCGCATCGAAGGCTTTTTCCAGGAAAGCCAGGTGCGCATGACGCTGCTGATTCCCTATGCGGAGGGGGCGGCGGTCACCAGGCTGCATCAGCTTAATGCCGTGGTGGAAACCTCGTATGAGGAGACGGGCACGAAGGTAGAAGTGCGTTTGCCGCTGTCGGAAAAAGATAATTTCGTACAATATGAATTAAAGGAGTAATCGTTTTGGCTTTTTCACAAAAAATCGTTGACTTGAAACAGGAAGTGCTGGCGCAGTCCCGGGAGCTGTTTGCCCGGGTGGATGGCATTGCCGAGGAAAATACCCTGAAGGTTTTGGATGCCATGCGGGAGTGCAAGGTATCCGATGCCCATTTCAACACCACTTCCGGCTATGCCTATGATGATATTGGCCGGGGCAAGCTGGAGGAGCTCTACGCCAAAATCTTCGGCGCTGAGCGGGCTTTGGTGCGCACGCAGTTCGTGTCCGGCACCCATGCGCTGGCTACGGTGCTCTTCGGTATCCTGCGTCCCGGCGACGAGCTGGTGTCCCTGACGGGCAAGCCTTACGACACCATGCAGACGGTTATCGGCTACGATAATCCGAGCCCCGGTTCCCTCAAGGAATTCGGCGTGCTCTACAACGAGCTGCCCATGATTGAAGGAAAAGTGGATATAGCAGGAATCAAGACGGTGATTGGCGAAAAGACCAAGATGGTGGAAATCCAGCGCTCCCGTGGCTATAGCATGCGCAATCCGCTGTCCATCGAGGATATCCGGGAAATCTGCGCCGAAGTTCACCGTATCAAGCCGGATTGCATCTGCTTTGTGGATAACTGCTACGGCGAGTTCGTGGATACGCTGGAGCCGACGCAGGTGGGCGCGGACATTATGGCCGGTTCTCTTATAAAGAATCCCGGCGGCGGTATTGCACCCACGGGTGGCTATATCGCAGGCCGCAATGACTTTGTGGAATTGTCTTCCTACCGTCTGACGGCTCCGGGTATGGGCGATGAATTGGGTGCCAGCCTGTCCAACAATCGCCTGCTGTTCCAGGGGCTCTTTCTGGCACCTCATGTGGTGGCTCAGGCCATCAAGGGAGCTATCTTTGCTGCCGGCATGTTTGCCCGCTTAGGTTACAAGACTTTGCCGCTGCCCACGGATGTGCGCGGCGATATCATCCAGGCCATCGAGCTGGGCACGGCGGAAAACCTCATCGCCTTCTGCGGCGGTATTCAGAAGTATTCTCCGGTGGATTCCTACGCTGCGCCGGAACCCTGGGATATGCCGGGCTATGCGGATCAGATCATCATGGCAGCAGGGACTTTCGTGCAGGGCGCGTCCATCGAGTTCAGCGCCGACGGCCCTATGCGGGCACCTTATAATGTCTATCTGCAGGGTGGCCTGACCTTTGAACATGCCGTCATCGGCATCATGGGTGCGGCCCAGGCCATTGAGGATTTGGAACAGTAAAACTCAATATGGCTTCTCTTTACAAAAAGTATGCTTATAGGGTATGATATAAAAGCAGGGACGGCATATGCCGCCCTGCTTTTATACAGACAGTACTTTTCAGAATAGAGGCAATTATGTTAATCGAATTCAAGAATAAGCGGCGATTAGCCGCTATCGATATATTCCGCGGGCTGGCCATCGCAATCATGCTGTTGGTCAATGCCCTGCCGAATTTTGAACAGGCCTGGCCCTTATTGGTGCATGCTCCCTGGGCGGGGCTGACCATTGCGGATCTGGCCTTTCCCGGCTTTGTCTTTATCATGGGGGTATCCGCTTCGCTGTGGTTTCCTAAGCATGAGCAGGATGGTTCAGGGGAGAAGTTCTGCATAATCCTGAAACGTTCGCTGTTGCTGATTTTGCTGGGGTTTTTCCTCTGTCAGTTCCCGCTGGTGCTGCAGCATGTGTTTCAGCCGGAACCGGGCGGCTCACTCATAAAGGATATTGTGGAGCATGGCCGCATACCAGGGGTATTGCAGCGGCTGGGGCTGGTGTATTTCTTCGGCATGATCATCACCTGGTGGCTGCGCAGTGAAAAGCATATTGCCATTATGGCCCTGCTTTTGCTGGTGTTATCCTCAACCTGTTTTCATCTTTACGATACCACCAATCCATTCAGTCCTGACAATAATATCAGCATGCTGATTGACGGGATTTTCCCGGGGACGGCCCATTGCTATATGGGACAGAATTTCGATCCGGAGGGGCTTTACGGCACAATAGCGGCCACGGCTTCCTTCCTTTGGGGCATGCTGGCGGGGCGGCAGCTGACCATGGAAAGCGCCCCGGTCTTCGAGCGGGTGCTGATGCTGTTGGTCGGTGGCGCAGTGCTGCTGTTGTTTGGCGGCGCCTGGAGCTATCTGGATATCATCAGCAAGCAGCTCTGGACCGCACCTTTCGTGCTCTTTACCAGCGGCGGCTTTATGTGCAGTCTGGGACTATTGCAGATGCTTTTGAGTCTGTTTCCGGATTTTATCAACTGGCTATTTACACCCTGCAGGCTGCTGGGGCTTAATCCTTTGTTTATGTTCATCGTGCCGGATATGGTATTGATGACCTTGTGGCAGCTTACGGTCAAAGGCGAGCCATTTTATTCCTGGCTTTGGGAAAATACCCTGCGGGGAATAT
It includes:
- the hflX gene encoding GTPase HflX, with protein sequence MQVNGDLANIKTYVLEKLKALYELKVPIGQISTRELNEEMLAITEDTDREVAVYLNRQGKVVQVSLGDTATVDLPEFKQKTRSDLRLSGIRCIHTHPSGDVRLSSPDLSSLRRLRFDCMAAIGRKDGKIIGCLAFFAGEMSEDGTQLLTQYGPAEDKVLAQINLNMLVTVVNKKLAAQSTKSTEDEVERAILAGVERPGSSWPIEESMAELERLADTAGAKVVATFTQRKEKPDAAFFLGKGKVNELAMEIQNLEATLLILDDELTPSQQHNLERMLGVKVIDRTALILDIFAQRANSREGKLQVELAQLRYNLPRLSGQGLALSRLGGGIGTRGPGETKLEVDRRRIYSKIHDIEELIDGMKKSRTLHRKRRKESQIPLVALVGYTNAGKSTLLNKLTGSEVFAEDKLFATLDPTTRHLELPEKQEILLTDTVGFIQKLPHTLVKAFRATLEEVQEADLLLHVVDCSNENLEAQIEAVVAVLQELEADNKPVLYVFNKADQLDNPHIREQLLHGRDGVFISAMTGENLDALQRRIEGFFQESQVRMTLLIPYAEGAAVTRLHQLNAVVETSYEETGTKVEVRLPLSEKDNFVQYELKE
- a CDS encoding aminotransferase class I/II-fold pyridoxal phosphate-dependent enzyme, giving the protein MAFSQKIVDLKQEVLAQSRELFARVDGIAEENTLKVLDAMRECKVSDAHFNTTSGYAYDDIGRGKLEELYAKIFGAERALVRTQFVSGTHALATVLFGILRPGDELVSLTGKPYDTMQTVIGYDNPSPGSLKEFGVLYNELPMIEGKVDIAGIKTVIGEKTKMVEIQRSRGYSMRNPLSIEDIREICAEVHRIKPDCICFVDNCYGEFVDTLEPTQVGADIMAGSLIKNPGGGIAPTGGYIAGRNDFVELSSYRLTAPGMGDELGASLSNNRLLFQGLFLAPHVVAQAIKGAIFAAGMFARLGYKTLPLPTDVRGDIIQAIELGTAENLIAFCGGIQKYSPVDSYAAPEPWDMPGYADQIIMAAGTFVQGASIEFSADGPMRAPYNVYLQGGLTFEHAVIGIMGAAQAIEDLEQ
- a CDS encoding acyltransferase family protein, whose amino-acid sequence is MLIEFKNKRRLAAIDIFRGLAIAIMLLVNALPNFEQAWPLLVHAPWAGLTIADLAFPGFVFIMGVSASLWFPKHEQDGSGEKFCIILKRSLLLILLGFFLCQFPLVLQHVFQPEPGGSLIKDIVEHGRIPGVLQRLGLVYFFGMIITWWLRSEKHIAIMALLLLVLSSTCFHLYDTTNPFSPDNNISMLIDGIFPGTAHCYMGQNFDPEGLYGTIAATASFLWGMLAGRQLTMESAPVFERVLMLLVGGAVLLLFGGAWSYLDIISKQLWTAPFVLFTSGGFMCSLGLLQMLLSLFPDFINWLFTPCRLLGLNPLFMFIVPDMVLMTLWQLTVKGEPFYSWLWENTLRGILGAPLSIFAFALVWVMLWVPLADFLHKRQIIFKL